The genomic segment CCGGCGTGCTGGGCCGGGCGCACTTCGAGCGCATGAAGGACGGCGCGGTGCTCGCCAACGCCGGGCACTTCGACGTCGAGATCGACCTGGCCGCGCTGCGGGCGCTGGCCGGTCAGGGCCGCCGCGTGCGGCCCCTGGTCGAGCAGTACGCGCTGGCCGACGGGCGGCGGCTGAACCTCCTGGCCTCCGGGCGCGTGGTCAACCTGGCCGCCGGCGAGGGCCATCCCGCGTCGGTCATGGACCTCTCCTTCGCGTTGCAGGCCCTCTCGGTCGAGCACCTGGCCGGGGCCGGCCGCGACCTGGGGCCCGGCGTCCACGCCGTGCCCGACGACATCGACCGCGAGGTCGCGCGCCTCAAGCTCGCCTCCCTGGGCGTGACGCTCGACGAGCTCACCGAGGACCAGCGCGGCTACCTGCGCCGCTGGGAGCAGCCCTAGCCCGCTGTGCGGCCGCCGCGGCGCGTGGAGGAGGCGCGCGAGCGGGTAGGTTCCCCGGCCGTGGACGCCTTGGACGCAGCACTGCGCAAGATGCGCGACGAGGGCCTGGGCGAGGCCGCCGTCGAGACCTTCGCGCGCCAGCACCGCCGCCTGCAGGAGGGCGAGACCGGCACCCTGCCGGAGGCCGGGATCGAGCCGGTCGCCGAGCTGCCCGACGCCGAGGAGCTGCCCGATGCGCCCGCGCCGCTGGACGAGGCGGTGGTCATCAAGCTCAACGGCGGGCTGGGCACCAGCATGGGGATGCGGCAGGCCAAATCGCTGCTGGAGGTCAAGGACGGCATGAGCTTCCTGGACCTCATCGCCGAGCAGGTCCTGGACCTGCGCCGGGCCAGCGGCGCGCGGCTGCCGCTCGTGCTCATGAACTCGTTCGCCACGCGGGAGGACTCGCTGGCGGCCCTGGCCCGCCACGGCGACCTGTCCGCCGACCTGCCCGCCGACTTCGTGCAGAACAAGGTGCCCAAGATCGAGCGTGAGGGGCTCGCGCCCGTGAGCTGGCCGGCCGACCCCTCGCTGGAGTGGGCGCCGCCCGGCCACGGCGACGTCTACACGGCGCTCGTGACCTCCGGGATGCTCGACGCGCTGCTGCGGGGCGGCTACCGCTGGGCGTTCATCTCGAACTCCGACAACCTCGGCGCCGTCCTGGATCCGCGCATCCTGGCCTGGCTGGCCGGGTCGGGCGCGCCGTTCCTCATGGAGGTGGCCGACCGGACGTCCTCGGACCGCAAGGGCGGCCACCTGGCCCGCCGGCGCTCGGACGGTGCGCTCGTGCTGCGCGAGATCGCCCAGACGCCCGACGAGGATCTCGAGGCCTTCCAGGACACCGCCCGCCACCGCTTCTTCAACACCAACACGCTGTGGATCGATCTCCGCGCGCTGGAGGCGCTGCTCGGTGAGGTCGGCGTCCTGGACCTGCCGATGATCGTCAACCGCAAGACGGTCGACCCGGCCGACGCGGCCTCCACGCCGGTGATCCAGCTCGAGACCGCGATGGGCGCGGCGATCGGGGTCTTCGAGGGCGCCGCGGCGCTGCGGGTCCCGCGCTCGCGCTTCGTGCCCGTCAAGACCACCAACGACCTGCTCTCGCTGCGCTCCGACGCCTACGTCGTGGGTGAGGGCCGGGCCGTGCACCTGGCCCCGGAGCGCCGCGGCGTGCCGCCGTTCGTGGATCTCGACC from the Baekduia soli genome contains:
- a CDS encoding UTP--glucose-1-phosphate uridylyltransferase; the encoded protein is MDALDAALRKMRDEGLGEAAVETFARQHRRLQEGETGTLPEAGIEPVAELPDAEELPDAPAPLDEAVVIKLNGGLGTSMGMRQAKSLLEVKDGMSFLDLIAEQVLDLRRASGARLPLVLMNSFATREDSLAALARHGDLSADLPADFVQNKVPKIEREGLAPVSWPADPSLEWAPPGHGDVYTALVTSGMLDALLRGGYRWAFISNSDNLGAVLDPRILAWLAGSGAPFLMEVADRTSSDRKGGHLARRRSDGALVLREIAQTPDEDLEAFQDTARHRFFNTNTLWIDLRALEALLGEVGVLDLPMIVNRKTVDPADAASTPVIQLETAMGAAIGVFEGAAALRVPRSRFVPVKTTNDLLSLRSDAYVVGEGRAVHLAPERRGVPPFVDLDPEHFKLVEDFDARFAAGPPSLVACEALHVRGDVHFGAGVIVRGEVTVQGPARVPDHAVLAS